GGATGAGTACGAGCGTCGCCGGGTCACGCTGGAGGAGTACATTGCAAGAGTAGGAGGAACGCTCTGTACCCCCTTTCCGTACGATCCTCGGGAATTTTTTGCGCTCTCTCCAGACCTTGCAAAGCGCTGCTCCCTGTGCTACAGTTTGCGCCTTTGGCGTGTTGCTCTTTGGGCAAAGGAGAGAGGCTTTTCGGCTTTTAGCACGACTCTCACCATCAGTCCGTACCAGGATGTGGCTGCTCTCCTTGAAGCGGGGGAACGCATTGGAAAAGAAGCTGGTATTCCTTTCGTGGGGGTAGACTTTCGACCTCATTTCCCCGAGAGTGTAAGGATTGCGAAAGAACTGGGTCTGTACCGGCAGAAGTACTG
This is a stretch of genomic DNA from Candidatus Caldatribacterium sp.. It encodes these proteins:
- a CDS encoding epoxyqueuosine reductase QueH; this translates as MKGKLALHTCCAPCATYVNRFFAEQGFEVVNVFYNPNIHPVDEYERRRVTLEEYIARVGGTLCTPFPYDPREFFALSPDLAKRCSLCYSLRLWRVALWAKERGFSAFSTTLTISPYQDVAALLEAGERIGKEAGIPFVGVDFRPHFPESVRIAKELGLYRQKYCGCIMSYWEGVKKRIWKSRTGQKSSSS